One Setaria viridis chromosome 7, Setaria_viridis_v4.0, whole genome shotgun sequence genomic region harbors:
- the LOC117864331 gene encoding uncharacterized protein — protein sequence MGSERDEEGGVGEQSSVAAGDEPDRTAATTEFLPSMVNQEWDKAGCTDESIQKWTAADVFRPGELIEWRIPTTGETPSPSILEDQFVVLSLNHIMCGLRTDASDFLVRVLEHYDIEWSHLTPNSITALSIFAHLSEAYLGVPPTVEVFAHFYRLYTNNKGETVTLGGVYFRLRDKMRRSYPVYYLKASQFGWTSLWFYAKLPQSCRLTFKGETLKETNNWKDVLLLSPEQEKQVRQIEELSNQGLTGVDIVHDYLKHRISPLRRRAHLSCNYTGPTDPTRDSDKDISEEDIESRLSYLLDLKKTGQKEPPKRPNVPTSLIRASVDRANQPIGLLNVLPTLRAKKKAVDELTAPRTAPRSIRKSSDNDLAPASPRRCTRQSAITRKVPPAPEIDSSEDEEIPEPEARTTITTAASPNRGVEQKSIENPAEIEGGKRVALVKPISSGGKRKFFASPSGSQRKPKYSFISAMAKTRTPSSDTGCMKGTSLRKEAAVALNPQSPGSTRPSPASSMEKGEKRALFILANVVNQNNVAEDSVSNALLDQRVRDDPPKEADPTQSIAERVQHQEAIKESAPIAVPNPEEINSEVIWERMQKVYSEFLSSRETTFSELLEQAKKLVVASKHPNDEHIMLEQQVKDLKGNISLLKDMMTKAKQETLKGIEENTKLKDEIRDQKKMIDELSKQNESTQESLAQKYAEVNHLKEEAAQKCAEVNRLKEEAEGLKKDKEELQSRVSRANELLQLMTSALCQGKGADNRQLPDF from the exons ATGGGGTCGGAAAGGGATGAGGAGGGTGGGGTGGGGGAACAATCCTCTGtagcggccggcgacgagccaGATCGGACGGCGGCGACCACGG AATTCCTTCCGAGCATGGTGAATCAGGAATGGGACAAGGCGGGGTGCACCGACGAATCCATCCAGAAGTGGACGGCGGCCGACGTCTTCCGTCCAGGCGAGCTGATCGAATGGCGAATCCCCACCACAGGTGAGACTCCGTCGCCGTCCATCCTGGAGGACCAGTTTGTGGTCTTGTCTCTGAATCACATAATGTGCGGCCTGAGGACGGACGCGAGCGATTTCCTGGTCAGAGTGCTCGAGCACTACGACATCGAGTGGTCTCACCTCACCCCGAACTCGATTACCGCACTGAGCATCTTTGCCCACCTGAGTGAGGCCTACTTGGGTGTGCCACCGACGGTGGAGGTGTTCGCGCACTTCTACAGGCTCTACACCAATAATAAAGGAGAAACAGTCACACTCGGGGGTGTCTACTTCCGGCTGAGGGACAAGATGAGGAGGAGTTATCCGGTTTACTACTTGAAGGCCTCACAGTTCGGGTGGACTTCTCTGTGGTTCTATGCAAAGTTACCGCAGAGCTGCAGATTGACCTTCAAGGGTGAAACACTGAAGGAGACAAACAATTGGAAGGATGTGTTGCTTCTTTCCCCTGAGCAGGAGAAGCAGGTTCGCCAAATCGAGGAGCTGAGCAACCAAGGGTTGACTGGTGTAGACATTGTCCACGACTACCTCAAGCACCGGATAAGCCCTTTGCGCCGAAGAGCGCATTTGTCGTGCAACTACACTGGTCCAACAGATCCCACCAGGGATTCGGATAAAG ACATTTCTGAGGAAGACATTGAGAGCAGGCTAAGCTACCTTCTAGACCTTAAGAAGACAGGGCAGAAGGAGCCCCCAAAGAGACCTAATGTTCCAACCAGCCTGATTAGAGCATCAGTCGATCGAGCCAATCAACCTATC GGCTTGCTGAATGTTCTGCCGACTCTCAGAGCTAAGAAGAAAGCAGTTGATGAGCTGACAGCTCCAAGAACAGCTCCAAGAAGTATTAGGAAATCTTCGGATAATGATCTTGCCCCAGCATCCCCACGAAGATGCACAAGGCAATCTGCTATTACCAGGAAGGTACCTCCAGCTCCTGAAATTGATTCTTCCGAAGATGAGGAGATTCCAGAACCAGAAGCCAGAACAACTATAACAACTGCAGCTTCTCCGAACCGGGGCGTGGAGCAGAAATCTATAGAGAACCCTGCTGAGATTGAAGGGGGGAAAAGAGTAGCATTGGTGAAGCCTATTTCCTCAGGTGGCAAAAGAAAGTTCTTCGCCTCCCCTTCTGGTTCTCAGAGaaaaccaaagtactcatttaTTTCCGCTATGGCAAAGACCAG GACACCATCTTCGGACACTGGTTGTATGAAAGGGACTTCCTTGAGAAAAGAGGCAGCAGTGGCCCTGAATCCTCAGTCACCAGGATCAACTCGACCCTCACCTGCCTCTTCAATGGAAAAGGGTGAGAAGAGAGCGCTGTTCATACTAGCTAATGTGGTCAACCAGAATAATGTGGCTGAGGACTCTGTGTCGAATGCACTCCTTGACCAGCGTGTTAGGGATGATCCTCCCAAAGAAGCCGATCCTACACAATCTATTGCTGAGAGAGTTCAACACCAGGAAGCCATTAAGGAATCAGCTCCCATTGCGGTGCCTAATCCAGAGGAAATAAACAGTGAGGTGATATGGGAGAGGATGCAGAAAGTTTACAGTGAA TTTCTGTCTTCGAGAGAGACGACATTTTCTGAGCTTTTAGAACAAGCAAAGAAGCTGGTCGTGGCAAGCAAGCACCCGAATGATGAGCACATAATGCTTGAACAACAAGTGAAAG ACCTCAAAGGAAACATAAGCCTCTTAAAAGACATGATGACGAAAGCCAAGCAGGAGACATTAAAAGGAATAGAAGAAAATACAAAGCTGAAAGATGAGATCAGAG ACCAGAAGAAGATGATCGATGAGCTAAGTAAGCAAAACGAGTCAACCCAGGAGTCCTTGGCTCAAAAATACGCAGAGGTGAACCACCTCAAAGAAGAGGCTGCTCAAAAATGCGCAGAGGTGAACCGCCTCAAAGAAGAGGCTGAAGGGCTCAAGAAAGACAAGGAAGAGCTGCAATCACGTGTCTCACGTGCCAATGAACTTCTCCAGCTCATGACGAGTGCTTTGTGCCAGGGAAAGGGTGCTGACAACAGGCAGCTTCCTGACTTTTGA